A region of Vitis riparia cultivar Riparia Gloire de Montpellier isolate 1030 chromosome 1, EGFV_Vit.rip_1.0, whole genome shotgun sequence DNA encodes the following proteins:
- the LOC117920296 gene encoding receptor-like protein EIX1, with protein MERHMRSAVVILLWFLFQGNTEVSFCAGNPSRVICRGREKRALLSFRSHVSDPLNRLSSWTGEECCVWDRVGCDNITGHVVKLNLRYSDDLAVLGENKLHGVISNSLLDLKHLRCLDLSGNYFGGSQIPQFFASLVTLRYLNLANAGFAGPIPTQLGNLSNLQHLDIKGNSLNVEDLEWVGNLTSLQVLDMSGVNIRKAANWLEISGNMPKSLPLSSRINLGSNRRIEGAYSLTYLDLSGNLLAGELPDCWSYWTKLLVLKLGDNNLTGNIPSSMGNLISLGSLHLRNNHLSGVLPTSLQNCKNLVVLDLSENQFTGSLPRWIGKLGEKYLTGYTIFRLRILALRSNKFDGNIPQEFCRLESLQILDLADNNISGSIPRCFGSLLAMAYPNSEEPFFHSDYWTAEFREAMVVVIKGRKLVFRAILSMVVSMDLSYNNLSGNIPEELTSLHVLISLNLSQNHLEGNIPHEIRLLQGLESLDLSMNKLSGVIPQSVESLGFLIFLNLSYNDFSGRIPSRCQFATFERESYIGNHKLCGYPLPDACAGDNAPEGPIMADEDHTCYRGDELIENHGFHEDKEDKDGWIDMKWFYMGMPLGFVVGFWAVFGPLAFNRAWRYAFFGFLDDIKYKLLGL; from the exons ATGGAGAGACACATGAGAAGTGCGGTGGTTATCTTGCTTTGGTTTCTCTTTCAAGGGAACACTGAAGTTAGTTTTTGTGCTGGGAATCCAAGTCGTGTTATTTGCAGAGGAAGAGAAAAACGAGCCCTCCTGAGCTTCAGAAGCCATGTTTCTGATCCTTTAAACCGGCTCTCATCTTGGACGGGTGAAGAGTGCTGTGTGTGGGACCGAGTTGGCTGTGACAACATCACAGGGCATGTTGTGAAGCTCAACCTTCGGTACTCGGATGATCTTGCTGTGCTTGGAGAAAATAAATTACATGGAGTGATAAGTAATTCCTTGCTGGACTTGAAACATCTTCGTTGCTTGGACCTGAGCGGCAATTACTTTGGAGGATCTCAAATTCCACAATTTTTTGCTTCACTGGTGACATTGAGATATCTTAACCTCGCTAATGCAGGTTTTGCTGGTCCCATTCCTACACAGCTTGGAAATTTATCCAACTTGCAGCATCTTGACATCAAAGGTAATAGTCTGAATGTTGAGGATCTTGAATGGGTTGGTAATCTCACTTCCTTACAAGTCCTTGACATGAGCGGAGTGAACATACGCAAGGCTGCAAACTGGCTTGAG ATTAGTGGCAACATGCCAAAGAGTTTACCTTTGTCATCCAGGATCAATCTTGGTTCAAACAG AAGGATTGAAGGAGCATATTCATTGACATACTTAGATCTTTCAGGAAATCTTTTAGCAGGAGAACTTCCTGATTGTTGGAGCTACTGGACAAAATTGTTGGTGTTAAAATTGGGGGATAATAATTTGACCGGAAACATTCCTAGCTCGATGGGCAATTTAATTTCACTCGGGTCATTGCACTTGCGCAACAACCATCTTTCTGGAGTTCTACCAACTTCGTTGCAGAACTGCAAAAATTTAGTTGTTTTGGATCTTAGTGAGAATCAATTCACTGGGAGCTTACCAAGATGGATTGGGAAGCTTGGCGAGAAGTATTTAACAGGGTACACCATATTCCGCCTGAGGATTCTTGCCCTTCGATCAAATAAGTTCGATGGAAATATTCCTCAAGAATTCTGCCGTCTGGAATCCCTTCAAATCTTGGACCTTGCAGACAATAATATCTCGGGATCCATTCCGAGATGCTTTGGCAGTCTCCTAGCCATGGCATACCCAAATTCAGAAGAGCCCTTTTTTCATAGTGATTATTGGACCGCAGAATTCAGGGAAGCAATGGTTGTTGtgataaaaggaagaaaattagtTTTCAGGGCTATCCTTTCCATGGTAGTCAGCATGGATCTCTCCTACAATAACTTATCAGGCAATATACCTGAAGAACTAACAAGTCTCCATGTTTTGATATCCTTGAACCTGTCTCAAAATCATCTCGAAGGAAATATTCCCCATGAGATTAGACTCTTGCAAGGTTTGGAGTCTCTTGATCTCTCTATGAACAAACTTTCTGGTGTTATTCCTCAAAGTGTGGAAAGTTTAGGgttcttgattttcttaaatttatcaTACAATGATTTCTCCGGTAGAATTCCATCAAGATGCCAATTTGCGACCTTTGAAAGAGAGAGTTATATTGGCAATCATAAGCTCTGTGGGTATCCACTTCCAGATGCTTGTGCTGGAGACAATGCACCGGAAGGTCCAATAATGGCTGATGAAGACCATACTTGTTATAGAGGTGATGAACTGATAGAAAATCATGGTTTTCACGAAGATAAGGAAGATAAGGATGG